The nucleotide sequence TAGAACCTTATATTCAGTTTATAAAGAAGAAACTGGAACTTTTGGTATGCTAAAAAATACCATGGGTGAAATAATGAGTTCTGAAGGTTCATTTGGAGGTTATAAAGAATCTTTAACAAAAGAATCAAAAAATCTAAATGAAACCATAGAAAGCACCAAAGCTTCCATAGAAAGTAGATATGATACAATGTGGTCAAGATGGGCAGCATATGATGGTATCATTGCAAAACTAAATAACCAAGCAAGTGTTATTGCAAATATGATTAATGCAGCAAATAATCAAAATTCTTAAAATAAAGAAAGGGTTTAAATGCTAAATAGTGCAGTTTATAGCGCATATTCACAAAATCAAACTGGTGTAGAATCCCAAGAGAAACTTATAGAAATGCTATATAGTGGGATTTTACGCTTTTCAAGTAGGATAAAAATAGCTATACAAAATGAAAATATAGAAGAAAGAGTGTATTATGTAAAAAGAGCTAGTGCTATTTTTATTGAATTGTTAAATTGTCTTGATTATGATAAGGGCGGCGAAGTAGCACATTATTTAAGTGGCTTATACACTAGAGAATTACAACTTCTTTCTTTAGCAAACATAGAAAACAGTGAAGCAAGAGTAGATGAAGTAATAAATGTAGTAAAAGGCTTATTAGAAGCTTGGAGAGAAGTACACCAAAAATGAGTGAAAAAAAATGGATTGATGAGTTTAAACTAGCTGTTTATACTGAAGATGTAGAAAAAATAGTTAAACTTATGGAAAAACCGGATTATAAAGATTGTCCCAATGAGGCTTTAGCGCTAACTAATGAAGCGATAGCTTTTATGAAAAAAAAGCAAGATGAAATAGCTATTAATTTACAAAAACTCAAAAAAGCTTCTGCTTATATAAAGTAAAACATGGCTATAAGCCGAGTTCTGTCAAGAACGATCATTTATCTAGACTTGTTTTTACAAACAAGTTCAAGCGAAGGGTTATATTATAAGACAAAAACCACCCCTTCTTGCTGCAGATTGGGTTTACATAGCTAGCTTTGTTACCAAAGCTACTGGTAGGCTCTTACTCTACCGTTTCACCTTTTCCATATAAAATATGGTAGTTTTCTTTCTGTTGCACTTTCCCTTAGGTTACCCTAGCCATCCATTAGATGGAATCTTTGTCTTATTGCAGCTCGGACTTTCCTCTTCAAAAAGAAGCGATCGCTTGCCATGTTTAGACAAATTCTACCAAAAAAATTATTTTTATACCAGAGCAAAAACAAGATTTAATGTAATTTTTAATTTATTTTCATATTTTACAAGTTCTAAATTTTTAACTTTTATATAAGGATCTAATTTTTGCAAAAACTGCGTTAAAAAAATAAAATCGCCAACAAAACTTAATCTTAATTCATAATAAGCAAAATATTCATCTTGACTTTTGTAACTTTGAATTTGCAAAGATTGAACTCCATTAAGATTCTTTTCTATATTCTTTAAAATACTTTGATAATCTTTATTTATGCTTAAAAACGAGCGATCATTATAAGATATATTTTCATCTTCTTTTAAATCAGAAATCACTTCTTGTTTTTGCTCGTATTTTGTTTGTAAATTATATAGTTCATCTTTTGACAACTTCATTTGTTTTTCAAAATAGTCAAAAACACCCATATAAACCATGAAAAAACCAAAAACAAAAACAACTATCAAAGACAATATAAATTCACGCTCAGATAACTTAGCAAAGATATTTTCTAAATTTTTATAAAGATTTTTCAAAAACAAGAGTGATTTTTCCATTATTAACTTCTTTATTTTTTAATACAAAATGATGCTTTTTAAAATCTTCATAAAATTCATAGTCATTTTTAAGCTCTATAATAAAATCATTATTTTTAACATGCAAAGCCTCTATATAAGCTTGATGAGAATTTAAAACTTTTAAAAAATCATAAAAATCTTTATAACAAAGTGTATTTGCATAAAATTTTTGCAACAAATCAACCTTTAACTCATTTTCTTCTTGTAGTTTTTTAAACTCTTGATTTTGCTTTTGATTAATTTTTACCTGTTCTAAAATATCATCTTGCTTTTTTATTAAATTTTCATATTTTGTTTTCTTATTTTCATAAAATGATTTTTGTGTATACAAATACAAAGGATAAGCTAAAGCTAGTAAAACTCCACAAACAAAAGCCAATAAAATCTTAAAACTAAAAGATTTTAAATGATTTATTTTTTCTTTGTTGGTAAAATTAATCTTGACTTGATCGCAATTTTTTAGTAATTTTTGATAAAAAATATTACTATTAAATTTATCAAAACTACTAAGATTTTGAGTATCATCTATGCTTATAATGTGCTTATAAGTATTTTTTAATTTTTCTTCATATATTTTATCATAAACATTTAATGGTATAACTTTACAATTTTGAAAATCACATCCTAAATACTCCACTAAAACTATATATTTTTCTTTAAATAATAATGCAAGATTTTCACTATTTACATCGTTCTTAAAATACACTTCAAAAAGCAGGGGTTCAGGTATTATATAATCAATATCTAAAATATCTTCATACTTGCACAAGAATACATATGCAAAAGATTTATCTTGAAAATACTTTAGCTTATAAGAAAAATCATCTTTAAGACCAAGCTCCTCAAAGCTCTTTTTTAAAATTTCATCTTCACTAATAGGATTTGCAAATTTAATATATAAAAGCTTTTCATAAGCAAGAAAATCTTTTAGAATAGTTTTCTTACTCATCATAAAGTATTTTCTTAAGGTTTTGCTCGTTTTTGTGCCAATTTTTCTCAAGTTGAACGAATAATTTTAACATTATCTTTTTTTGTGCTAATTTTTCTATTTTCACTCTAGCTTCTTTACCTATACGCTTAATTGTAGCACCATCTTTACCTAATATCATTCCTTTGTGAGAATTACTATCTGTAATGATAGTGGCATTGATATAATAAATTTGCTCTAGTTCTTTGATTTTTTCTATTTTGACTTCAGTGCTATAAGGAATTTCATCACTTAAATTTTCATATATGGCTTCTAAGATAAAATCTCTATAAATATCCTTTTCATTTGTTGTAGTAATAAACTCAGGATCAAAATAATACGGGTGTTCAGGCAAATACTTAACCATCTCATCTAAAAGAATTTTTTTATAAAATTTTTGCTTAGCAGAATAGGGGATAATAGCACTAAAATGTGAGCTAAACTGAGAATACTCACTTAATTTTTTAAGCAAAACCTCTTTTTTTACTAAATCAACCTTATTGATTAATACAATATGTGGCACTTTAGGGTTTAAACTTAAAAAATTTTCATAATCTTTAATATCATCATAAATACTAGCTACAAATAAAATCACATCACAATCAGCAATGCTTTTAATCGCTAAATCAATCATAAGCTGATTCATAGCCTTAGAGCTTGCATGCAAACCTGGTGTATCTATAAAAATAAGCTGATGATTTTCATGCATTATGATCGCATTAATCTTTCTTCTTGTAGCGTTTTGCTTATGAGAAACCATAGCAACTTTTTCTTCTAATAAAGAATTTAGGATAGAACTTTTTCCTGCATTAGTTCTACCCACTATGCTTATAAAGCCACTTTTCACAAGATATACCTAGCTAAATCTTTATTTTCTATGATATCTCCAAGCTTAACTTGCACTTTAAAATCATCTATTTTATATACCTTACCTGCGTATTCATCTGCTTCAAAACTAATATCTTCTAAAAGTTTTTCCACTACTGTATGTAAACGTCTTGCACCAATATCTTGCATTTCTTCATTGGCCTTGCTTGCTATTTTTGCTATTTCTCTAATAGCCTCATCTTCAAAAACAAGCTCTACATTTTCAGTTTTTAAAAGCTCAATGTATTGTGTTAGTAATGAATTTTTAGGTCTTGTTAAAATAGCATATAAAGCATCCTCATCTAATGAATCAAGCTCAACTCTTAAAGGAAAACGCCCTTGAAGTTCAGGGATTAAATCACTTGGCTTACTTAGATGAAAAGCACCTGCAGCGATAAATAAAATATGATCAGTTTTTAAAGGTCCAAATTTAGTTTGTATAGTACTACCTTC is from Campylobacter sp. CNRCH_2014_0184h and encodes:
- the era gene encoding GTPase Era — protein: MKSGFISIVGRTNAGKSSILNSLLEEKVAMVSHKQNATRRKINAIIMHENHQLIFIDTPGLHASSKAMNQLMIDLAIKSIADCDVILFVASIYDDIKDYENFLSLNPKVPHIVLINKVDLVKKEVLLKKLSEYSQFSSHFSAIIPYSAKQKFYKKILLDEMVKYLPEHPYYFDPEFITTTNEKDIYRDFILEAIYENLSDEIPYSTEVKIEKIKELEQIYYINATIITDSNSHKGMILGKDGATIKRIGKEARVKIEKLAQKKIMLKLFVQLEKNWHKNEQNLKKILYDE
- the fliS gene encoding flagellar export chaperone FliS codes for the protein MLNSAVYSAYSQNQTGVESQEKLIEMLYSGILRFSSRIKIAIQNENIEERVYYVKRASAIFIELLNCLDYDKGGEVAHYLSGLYTRELQLLSLANIENSEARVDEVINVVKGLLEAWREVHQK